The sequence TCAATATGCTTAGCACGCTTATGagaaattggattttgacttagaaAGATAGCACTTCGATTATCACATAATAAAGTGGGACGTCCAGGAGGTAATACATGCAACTCTCGAAGTAGATGAGCAAGCCACAAAATTTCAGCAGCAGTATTTGCCATGGCTCGGTATTCAGATTCACAACTAGATCGGGCCACTGTTGGTTGTTTCTTGGCACTCCAAAAGACAAGATTACCGGCAAGAAAGATGGAGTAACCATAGGTAGAACGACGAGTCTCGATGCATCTAGCCCAATCAGCATCAGAATAGCCCAAAATATTTGGAGATGAAGCATGAAGAAACGATAACCCATAAGATATGGTGCCCTTAACATATCTTAATATCCGTTTGACAGCCTGAAAGTGATCAATAGTTGGGGCATGAAGAAATTGGCTTACCTGGTTGACTGCGTAGGAAAGATCGAGACGAGTGATTGTAAGATACTGAAGTGCACCAACTAAAGAACGATACTTAGTGGGATAAGTGTAAGGCTGTCCGTTAGAAGTAAGATAAGTTGAAGTAGATAACGGTGTAGCTATAGGTTTTGTATCCAAGAGTTGAGCACGCGCGAGTATGTCATGAGCATACTTAGATTGACTCAAAAATATTCCTGATGGAAGATAAGAAACTTCAAGTCCAAGAAAATAGTTAAGCTTTCCAAGATCGGTAATAAGGAATTCCTTGTTTAAGCGGGTGATAAAATCTCGAACCATAGATGCATTATTACCAGTAAGaataatatcgtcaacataaaaaATAAGATATAGAATATTAGAATCCTTCTTGAATACGAATAAAGAAGTGTCAGCTCGACTGCACGTAAACCCCAAACTTACAAGGAAAGAGCTTAATCGTTGAAACCAAGCccgaggtgcttgtttcaaaccatagagAGCCTTTTTTAACCGACAAACATGATTTGGAAAGCGAGTGCTCACAAAACCCGGAGGTTGCTCCATATAAACCACCTCGGAGAGATTTCCATTCAAAAAAGTATTTTTGACATCGAGTTGATGAAGAGGCCATTTATTCTAAACGGCTAAATAAAGTATAACTCGAACAGTAGAAGCTTTAACAACGGGACTGAAGGTAAAAGAATAATCGATACCCGGTACTTGAGTGAATCCTTGGGCAACTAAGCGTGCTTTATATTTGTCAATGGATCCATCGGCAAGAAACTTGGTATTAAAAACCCACTTGGAACCAACAACGTTGAAGTTAACAGGCCGTGGAACTAAATCCCAAGTTTGATTTTGTTGTAATGCTTTCATTTCCTCACACATAGCATCAAACCATTTGGGGTCCTTGGCAGTAGATTTGAACCCTTTCAGCTCATGCGAGGCAAAAAGAGCCTGATGTAGTGTGGATGACTTAAGATGAGA comes from Rutidosis leptorrhynchoides isolate AG116_Rl617_1_P2 chromosome 4, CSIRO_AGI_Rlap_v1, whole genome shotgun sequence and encodes:
- the LOC139840790 gene encoding uncharacterized mitochondrial protein AtMg00810-like; translated protein: MEQPPGFVSTRFPNHVCRLKKALYGLKQAPRAWFQRLSSFLVSLGFTCSRADTSLFVFKKDSNILYLIFYVDDIILTGNNASMVRDFITRLNKEFLITDLGKLNYFLGLEVSYLPSGIFLSQSKYAHDILARAQLLDTKPIATPLSTSTYLTSNGQPYTYPTKYRSLVGALQYLTITRLDLSYAVNQVSQFLHAPTIDHFQAVKRILRYVKGTISYGLSFLHASSPNILGYSDADWARCIETRRSTYGYSIFLAGNLVFWSAKKQPTVARSSCESEYRAMANTAAEILWLAHLLRELHVLPPGRPTLLCDNRSAIFLSQNPISHKRAKHIDIDYHFVRELVLSGKLHTKNVSTHLQLADIFTKSLPRPLFEDFRSKLRVGSPPSSLAGGGGG